One Solea senegalensis isolate Sse05_10M linkage group LG3, IFAPA_SoseM_1, whole genome shotgun sequence genomic window carries:
- the LOC122767234 gene encoding G1/S-specific cyclin-D2-like, whose amino-acid sequence MELLCLESDITVKAQPDPKILFDDRVLDILLTTEDRFLPRCSYFQRVQKDVRPFMRRMVATWMHEVCEEEKSNEDVFPLAINYLDRFLAVMPTRKSFLQLLGAVCIFLASKLKDSRPLSAEKLCMYTDNSITPRELLVSTGLSKDPFIHPFIHSIVHESLKMQYHIWDDFIMLMA is encoded by the exons ATGGAGCTTCTCTGCCTGGAGTCGGACATAACCGTGAAAGCTCAGCCTGACCCGAAAATCCTCTTTGATGACAGAGTGTTGGACATTCTATTGACCACAGAGGACAGGTTTTTACCTCGGTGCTCTTACTTCCAGCGGGTCCAGAAGGACGTTCGGCCGTTTATGAGACGAATGGTCGCGACCTGGATGCACGAG GTttgtgaagaggagaagagcAATGAAGACGTCTTCCCATTAGCCATTAATTATTTGGACAGATTTTTAGCAGTGATGCCCACGAGAAAGAGTTTTTTGCAGCTTCTGGGAGCTGTGTGCATATTCCTGGCCTCCAAGTTAAAAGACAGCAGGCCGCTGTCTGCAGAGAAACTCTGCATGTACACGGACAACTCCATCACACCACGGGAACTGCTGGTAAGCACTGGACTCTCAAAAGACCCATTCATTCATCCCTTCATCCATTCAATTGTTCATGAGAGCCTAAAAATGCAGTATCACATTTGGGATGATTTTATAATGCTAATGGCTTAA